From Solwaraspora sp. WMMD1047, the proteins below share one genomic window:
- a CDS encoding magnesium chelatase subunit D family protein — protein sequence MVPYPFTAVVGMADMALALTLSAISPAIGGVLVRGEKGTAKSTIVRALTALLPPVPVLAGCRFSCAPAAPDPGCPDGPHPTPAGGRPAGRPDGPVGGPVGRLPGAEVRPARLVELPVGATEDRVLGSLHLERALAEGVTAYEPGLLAAAHRGLLYVDEVNLLHDHLVDVLLDAAAMGRATVERDGVSVSHPARFVLVGTMNPEEGELRPQLLDRFGLTVEVAASRDPAVRAEVVRRRLAYESDPGAFGARYAASDAALADRISTARELLPAVVLGDRALHRIAEVCAAFEVDGMRADLVTARAAMAHAAWCGRISVSAADIRAAARLALPHRRRRNPFDPPGLDTDQLDRALAAAGLDDESADLDPTDRPVDPAAADPDDEPDPPGPGGPGGPGRSGPGTAGAGGTDDAGGTDGGAGEVYGTGGGAGGNGSGADGGGAGGASGAGGASGSAGPADGDRGSGREDLSGPAGRDAESAGVGAADPYRTRLLTVPGTGLGVAGRRSRAETTVGRTVRASQPTGDRAGRPHLPATLRVAAPHQRARGRTGPGLLIRQADLRMPIREGREGNLILFCVDASGSMGSRQRIREVKAAVLSLLLDAYQRRDKVGLVTFRGGSAELALPPTSSVEAAAARLASLPTGGRTPLAEGLLRAGEALRVEAIRDPRRRPLLVVVTDGRATAGVEPVRRAMRAGALLAAAGFRAVVVDCESGRIRMGLADELAAAMRAEYLPLAAVAATALTAVVRERTAGQPGARGTGSGARDGGARPGRRAA from the coding sequence ATGGTGCCCTACCCGTTCACCGCCGTGGTCGGGATGGCCGACATGGCCCTGGCCCTCACCCTCTCGGCGATCTCCCCGGCGATCGGCGGAGTGCTGGTCCGGGGCGAGAAGGGCACCGCCAAGTCGACGATCGTGCGGGCGCTGACCGCGTTGCTGCCGCCGGTGCCGGTGCTGGCCGGCTGCCGGTTCTCCTGCGCTCCGGCCGCCCCCGATCCCGGTTGCCCGGACGGCCCGCACCCGACTCCGGCCGGCGGCCGGCCCGCAGGTCGGCCCGATGGCCCGGTCGGCGGTCCGGTCGGTCGGTTGCCCGGGGCCGAGGTCCGGCCGGCGCGGCTGGTGGAGCTGCCGGTCGGCGCGACCGAGGACCGGGTGCTCGGCTCGCTGCACCTGGAACGCGCGCTCGCCGAGGGCGTCACCGCGTACGAGCCGGGGCTGCTCGCCGCCGCGCACCGCGGACTGCTCTACGTCGACGAGGTCAACCTGCTGCACGACCACCTGGTCGACGTGCTGCTCGACGCCGCCGCGATGGGCCGGGCGACGGTCGAGCGGGACGGCGTCTCGGTCTCCCACCCGGCCCGGTTCGTGCTGGTCGGCACGATGAATCCGGAGGAGGGCGAGCTGCGTCCGCAGCTGCTCGACCGGTTCGGCCTCACCGTCGAGGTGGCGGCCAGCCGGGACCCGGCCGTCCGGGCCGAGGTGGTGCGCCGGCGGCTGGCGTACGAGTCGGACCCGGGGGCCTTCGGCGCCCGGTACGCGGCGTCCGACGCGGCGCTGGCCGACCGGATCTCCACCGCCCGCGAGCTGCTCCCGGCGGTGGTGCTCGGTGACCGGGCGCTGCACCGGATCGCCGAGGTCTGCGCGGCGTTCGAGGTCGACGGCATGCGGGCCGACCTGGTCACCGCCCGGGCGGCGATGGCCCATGCCGCCTGGTGCGGCCGGATCAGCGTCTCGGCGGCCGACATCCGGGCGGCGGCCCGGCTCGCGTTGCCGCATCGGCGGCGCCGCAACCCGTTCGACCCGCCCGGCCTCGACACCGACCAGCTCGACCGGGCGCTCGCCGCCGCCGGACTGGACGACGAGAGCGCCGATCTGGACCCGACGGACCGGCCGGTCGATCCGGCCGCCGCCGACCCGGACGACGAACCCGATCCGCCGGGTCCGGGTGGCCCCGGCGGGCCGGGTCGATCCGGTCCGGGTACGGCCGGCGCCGGCGGGACCGACGACGCGGGTGGGACCGACGGCGGTGCGGGCGAGGTGTACGGGACCGGCGGCGGTGCGGGCGGAAACGGCAGCGGTGCGGACGGGGGCGGTGCGGGTGGTGCGAGCGGTGCGGGTGGTGCGAGCGGTTCCGCCGGCCCGGCGGATGGCGATCGCGGGAGCGGCCGGGAGGACCTGTCCGGGCCAGCCGGTCGGGACGCCGAATCGGCAGGCGTCGGTGCCGCCGATCCGTACCGGACCCGGCTGCTGACCGTGCCCGGCACCGGACTGGGCGTCGCCGGCCGCCGGTCCCGGGCCGAGACCACCGTCGGCCGGACCGTCCGCGCCAGCCAGCCCACCGGGGACCGCGCCGGGCGGCCGCACCTGCCCGCCACCCTGCGGGTGGCCGCGCCGCACCAGCGGGCCCGGGGCCGGACCGGTCCCGGGTTGCTGATCCGCCAGGCTGACCTGCGGATGCCGATCCGGGAAGGGCGGGAGGGGAACCTGATTCTGTTCTGCGTCGACGCCTCCGGCTCGATGGGTTCCCGGCAACGGATCCGCGAGGTGAAAGCCGCCGTGCTCTCCCTGCTGCTGGACGCGTACCAGCGCCGGGACAAGGTCGGCCTGGTCACTTTCCGCGGCGGGTCGGCGGAGCTGGCACTGCCCCCGACGTCGAGCGTGGAGGCCGCCGCCGCCCGGCTGGCGTCGCTGCCGACCGGTGGGCGTACCCCGCTCGCCGAGGGGCTGCTGCGGGCCGGCGAGGCGCTGCGGGTCGAGGCGATCCGCGATCCGCGCCGCCGGCCGCTGCTGGTGGTGGTGACCGACGGGCGGGCCACCGCCGGCGTCGAACCGGTCCGGCGGGCGATGCGGGCCGGAGCGCTGCTGGCCGCCGCCGGGTTCCGGGCGGTGGTGGTCGACTGCGAGTCCGGTCGGATCCGGATGGGGCTGGCGGACGAGTTGGCCGCCGCGATGCGGGCCGAGTACCTGCCGCTGGCGGCGGTCGCGGCGACGGCCCTGACCGCCGTCGTCCGGGAGCGCACCGCCGGGCAGCCGGGAGCCCGCGGCACCGGCTCCGGAGCACGCGACGGCGGGGCGCGGCCCGGACGGCGGGCCGCCTGA
- a CDS encoding GntR family transcriptional regulator: MRVVVSQVSGVPLYQQIVEQVRQQIMAGELAAGAALPSLRALAAELRVSLITTTRAYNDLAVEGLIVNVPGKGSFVAEIDPAAARRSSLERARAGLRQIVTHTRHTGLVSLEELTAMLAQEWER; encoded by the coding sequence ATGCGTGTCGTCGTCTCGCAGGTGTCCGGAGTGCCGCTGTACCAGCAGATCGTGGAGCAGGTCCGGCAGCAGATCATGGCCGGCGAGCTCGCGGCCGGGGCGGCGCTGCCATCGTTGCGGGCGCTCGCCGCGGAGCTGCGGGTCAGCCTGATCACGACGACCCGGGCCTACAACGACCTGGCCGTCGAAGGGCTGATCGTCAACGTGCCCGGCAAGGGCTCGTTCGTCGCGGAGATCGATCCGGCAGCTGCCCGCCGCAGTTCGTTGGAGCGGGCGCGCGCGGGGCTGCGGCAGATCGTCACGCACACCAGGCACACCGGGCTGGTCTCGCTGGAGGAGCTGACCGCCATGCTCGCACAGGAGTGGGAACGATGA
- the cbiE gene encoding precorrin-6y C5,15-methyltransferase (decarboxylating) subunit CbiE produces MNFLTTGPPSTTGTPPTTEVPSTAGAPATVAVVGIGADGWSGLTPAARAAIGAAGVLFGGRRQLAMVPAELPVDRIAWPSPMLPALPDLLATHADRRICVLASGDPMWFGVGARIADLLGPDRLTVYPHPSSISLACARLGWAVERTTVVSAVGRRLDRVRRALHPGRNLLVLSADAGTPAALAAVFTEAGFGASELTVLESVGGPDEGRVTGVAAGWAHPPGAALNLVGVRVAAAPETRVLSTVPGLPDDAFQHDGALTKREARALALSRLAPLPGELLWDVGAGSGSVAVEWMRTDPSCRAVAVESRPDRADRIEANAGALGVPDLVVVRGAAPAVLADLPRPDAVFVGGGVTVSGLVDAAWAALPAGGRLVAHAVTIEGERVLTEQAARRGGDLTRLGVERAGPLGGFTGWRPARPLVQWAAVKRAAPA; encoded by the coding sequence GTGAACTTCCTGACGACCGGGCCGCCGTCGACAACCGGGACGCCACCGACGACTGAGGTGCCGTCGACGGCCGGGGCGCCCGCGACGGTCGCCGTGGTGGGAATCGGTGCGGACGGCTGGTCGGGATTGACCCCCGCCGCCCGGGCGGCGATCGGCGCCGCCGGGGTGTTGTTCGGCGGCCGCCGCCAGCTCGCCATGGTTCCGGCCGAACTGCCGGTCGACCGGATCGCCTGGCCGTCGCCGATGCTGCCCGCGCTGCCGGACCTGCTCGCCACCCACGCCGACCGGCGGATCTGCGTGCTGGCCAGCGGAGATCCGATGTGGTTCGGCGTCGGCGCCCGGATCGCCGACCTGCTCGGGCCGGACCGGCTCACGGTGTATCCGCACCCGTCGTCGATCTCGCTGGCCTGCGCCCGGCTCGGCTGGGCGGTGGAACGCACCACAGTGGTCAGCGCCGTGGGTCGCCGTCTGGACCGGGTCCGCCGGGCCCTGCATCCGGGCCGGAACCTGCTGGTGCTCAGTGCGGACGCCGGCACGCCGGCCGCGCTCGCCGCGGTGTTCACCGAGGCCGGGTTCGGCGCCAGCGAGCTGACCGTGCTGGAGTCGGTCGGCGGCCCGGACGAGGGCCGGGTGACCGGCGTCGCCGCCGGCTGGGCGCACCCGCCCGGGGCCGCGCTCAACCTGGTCGGTGTGCGGGTGGCGGCCGCGCCGGAAACCCGGGTGCTCTCCACCGTGCCCGGCCTGCCCGACGACGCCTTCCAACACGACGGCGCGCTCACCAAACGGGAGGCCCGCGCGCTGGCCCTGTCCCGGCTGGCACCGCTCCCCGGCGAGCTGCTCTGGGACGTCGGTGCCGGGTCGGGCAGCGTCGCGGTCGAGTGGATGCGCACCGACCCGAGCTGCCGGGCGGTCGCCGTGGAGTCCCGACCGGACCGGGCGGACCGGATCGAGGCAAACGCGGGCGCGCTCGGCGTACCCGATCTGGTTGTCGTGCGCGGCGCGGCGCCGGCCGTGCTCGCGGACCTGCCGCGTCCGGACGCGGTGTTCGTCGGCGGCGGGGTCACGGTCAGCGGGCTGGTCGACGCGGCGTGGGCGGCGCTACCGGCCGGCGGCCGGCTGGTGGCGCACGCGGTCACCATCGAGGGTGAGCGGGTACTGACCGAGCAGGCGGCCCGGCGCGGGGGCGACCTGACCCGGCTCGGCGTCGAGCGGGCCGGTCCGCTCGGCGGCTTCACCGGCTGGCGGCCGGCCCGCCCGCTGGTGCAGTGGGCGGCGGTCAAGCGAGCGGCGCCGGCGTGA
- a CDS encoding class I SAM-dependent methyltransferase, with protein MYEKVSVAMDRAGAAEHRRDLVAGLSGRVIEVGAGNGRMFAHYPPEVTEVVAVEPEPRLRASAGTAGRTAPVPVTVLDGLAEALPGVDGEFDAAVVALVLCTVPDQSAALAEIRRVLRPGGQLRFYEHVAAERPGGLRRMQRFVDATLWPRLFAGCHTCRDTVAAISTAGFVIGDLHRFRFPAEGPSSPAAPHVLGRAHKPMREAGDER; from the coding sequence GTGTATGAGAAAGTCAGCGTCGCCATGGACCGCGCTGGCGCCGCCGAGCACCGGCGGGATCTCGTTGCCGGACTCTCCGGGCGGGTGATCGAGGTCGGGGCCGGCAACGGCCGGATGTTCGCCCACTACCCACCCGAGGTGACCGAGGTCGTCGCGGTCGAACCCGAACCCCGCCTGCGGGCCAGTGCCGGCACCGCCGGGCGCACCGCCCCCGTTCCGGTCACCGTGCTGGACGGACTGGCGGAGGCCCTGCCCGGTGTGGACGGCGAGTTCGACGCGGCGGTTGTCGCACTGGTGTTGTGCACCGTGCCGGACCAGTCGGCCGCGCTGGCCGAGATCCGTCGGGTGCTGCGACCCGGCGGTCAACTCCGCTTCTACGAACATGTCGCCGCCGAACGGCCGGGTGGGCTGCGACGAATGCAGCGGTTCGTGGACGCGACGCTGTGGCCGAGGCTGTTCGCCGGCTGTCACACTTGTCGTGACACCGTGGCGGCGATCAGCACGGCCGGCTTCGTGATCGGGGACCTGCACCGGTTCCGGTTCCCGGCCGAGGGGCCGAGCAGCCCGGCCGCGCCACACGTCCTGGGCCGAGCCCACAAACCGATGCGGGAGGCGGGCGATGAGCGCTGA
- the cobO gene encoding cob(I)yrinic acid a,c-diamide adenosyltransferase, translated as MPQGQPERVPDDGLTTRQRRNRPLLIVHTGPMKGKSTAAFGLALRGWNQGWSIAVFQFVKSARWRVGEESAMLALGRLHEQTGEGGPVEWHKMGAGWSWSRRAGSEADHAADALDGWLEIKRRLAAGRHGLYVLDEFTYPMKWGWVDVSDVVRTLRDRPGHQHVVITGRDADPRLVEAADLVVEMTKVKHPMDAGQKGQRGIEW; from the coding sequence ATGCCGCAGGGACAGCCGGAGCGGGTTCCGGATGACGGGCTCACCACCCGGCAGCGGCGCAACCGCCCGCTGCTGATCGTCCACACCGGACCGATGAAGGGCAAGTCGACGGCCGCCTTCGGACTCGCCCTGCGGGGCTGGAACCAGGGCTGGTCGATCGCGGTCTTCCAGTTCGTCAAGTCGGCCCGGTGGCGGGTCGGTGAGGAGTCGGCGATGCTCGCCCTGGGCCGGTTGCACGAGCAGACCGGCGAGGGCGGCCCGGTCGAGTGGCACAAGATGGGCGCCGGCTGGAGCTGGAGCCGCCGGGCCGGTTCGGAGGCCGACCACGCCGCCGACGCTCTCGACGGCTGGCTGGAGATCAAGCGGCGGCTCGCCGCGGGTCGGCACGGGCTCTACGTGCTCGACGAGTTCACATACCCGATGAAGTGGGGTTGGGTCGACGTCTCCGACGTCGTGCGTACGCTGCGCGACCGCCCCGGCCACCAGCACGTGGTGATCACCGGCCGGGACGCCGACCCGCGACTGGTGGAGGCCGCCGACCTGGTCGTCGAGATGACGAAGGTCAAGCACCCGATGGACGCCGGGCAGAAGGGCCAGCGGGGGATCGAGTGGTGA
- a CDS encoding cobyrinate a,c-diamide synthase, producing the protein MTRLPRLVIAAPASGQGKTTIATGLMAALAARGLSVSGHKVGPDYIDAGYHAVATGRPGRNLDPHLQGEQRLVPLLLHGAATPTPADIAVIEGVMGLYDGALGRAGFASTAHVARLLGAPVVLVVDVSGAARSVAATIHGFATFDPPGILAGVILNKVGSATHEAEVRAAVGLTGVPVLGALRRNADLATPSRHLGLVPAAERGPVATRTVRRLGEQVAGALDLPAIMAVAGRAPDLPGPPWDPAGELAAAGAGLPGCPSRGPSFGPADQPATVAVASGPAFTFRYAETDELLAAAGLRVVPVDPLHAERLPPACAGLYLGGGFPQLHTAELAANGALRGAVASAAARGLPIVAECAGLLYLCKDIDGTPMAGVLDASARMTGRLTLGYRDAVATTDTVLAPAGTRVTGHEFHRTEVSTRPGGRPAWRLSRPAPAAPAHTDDGFATGPTIGAAPGPAAGSGPAAASGPAAASGPVARPGPVPTVHASYLHVHWAGHPLLAGRFAAAVAMFATSDATAGSAGRSGT; encoded by the coding sequence GTGACCCGGCTGCCCCGGCTCGTGATCGCGGCGCCCGCCTCCGGCCAGGGCAAGACCACGATCGCCACCGGGCTGATGGCCGCGCTGGCCGCGCGCGGCCTGTCGGTCAGCGGCCACAAGGTCGGCCCCGACTACATCGACGCCGGATACCACGCGGTGGCCACCGGTCGGCCGGGCCGCAATCTCGACCCGCACCTGCAGGGCGAACAGCGGCTGGTACCGCTGTTGCTGCACGGCGCGGCCACCCCCACCCCGGCCGACATCGCTGTGATCGAGGGGGTGATGGGGCTGTACGACGGCGCACTCGGCCGGGCGGGTTTCGCCTCCACCGCCCACGTCGCGCGGCTGCTGGGTGCGCCGGTGGTGCTGGTGGTCGACGTGTCCGGGGCGGCCCGCAGCGTGGCCGCGACCATCCACGGGTTCGCCACCTTCGACCCGCCGGGCATCCTGGCCGGGGTGATCCTGAACAAGGTCGGTTCGGCCACCCACGAGGCGGAGGTCCGTGCGGCGGTCGGGCTGACCGGCGTACCGGTGCTTGGCGCGCTGCGCCGGAACGCGGACCTGGCCACCCCCAGCCGGCATCTCGGCCTGGTACCGGCGGCCGAACGCGGCCCGGTGGCGACCCGGACCGTCCGCCGCCTCGGCGAGCAGGTCGCCGGGGCGCTGGACCTGCCGGCGATCATGGCCGTCGCGGGGCGCGCGCCGGACCTGCCCGGCCCGCCCTGGGACCCGGCCGGTGAGCTCGCGGCTGCCGGTGCCGGCCTGCCCGGCTGCCCATCCCGCGGCCCGTCGTTCGGCCCGGCCGATCAACCCGCGACGGTCGCGGTCGCGTCCGGGCCGGCCTTCACCTTCCGGTACGCCGAAACCGACGAACTGCTCGCCGCGGCCGGGCTCCGGGTCGTTCCCGTCGATCCGCTGCACGCCGAGCGGTTGCCGCCGGCCTGCGCGGGCCTCTATCTGGGCGGCGGGTTCCCGCAGCTGCACACCGCCGAGCTGGCCGCGAACGGCGCACTGCGCGGCGCCGTCGCCAGCGCGGCGGCCCGGGGCCTGCCGATCGTCGCCGAGTGCGCCGGGCTGCTCTATCTCTGCAAGGACATCGACGGTACGCCGATGGCCGGAGTCCTCGACGCATCCGCGCGGATGACCGGCCGACTGACCCTCGGCTACCGGGACGCGGTCGCGACGACCGACACCGTGCTGGCCCCGGCCGGTACCCGGGTGACCGGGCACGAGTTCCACCGCACCGAGGTGTCGACCCGCCCCGGCGGCCGTCCCGCCTGGCGGCTCAGCCGCCCCGCCCCCGCCGCCCCGGCCCACACCGACGACGGCTTCGCGACCGGCCCGACGATCGGCGCCGCGCCCGGTCCGGCGGCCGGATCCGGTCCGGCCGCCGCATCCGGTCCGGCCGCCGCATCCGGTCCGGTTGCCCGGCCCGGTCCGGTGCCGACGGTGCACGCCTCCTATCTGCACGTGCACTGGGCCGGTCATCCGTTACTGGCCGGGCGGTTCGCCGCCGCGGTCGCGATGTTCGCCACCTCCGACGCCACCGCCGGGTCCGCCGGCCGGTCCGGGACCTAG
- a CDS encoding ABC transporter ATP-binding protein: MNTTEHVLEAVGLVKRRGDFTLGPLDLRIPRGFVTGMVGANGSGKTTTLRTLLGLVRADAGTIAVPPMDEIGVAFDQPFVLPYWRIRDAAAVYAASRPGWDQDWFDRLCRQFGLRAEKRVKELSRGEGNKLMIALAMGNHPALLILDEPTSGLDPAARADLVDLLRQHMRREEASLLFSTHITSDLEHFADYLVFVDGGRIVYSGALEELVEEFAHVRGTLADLTTENAPLIRGLRRGQVSFDGIVRTADSAAFGPDVQFETPTIEQLVVHHERHTDEEH, encoded by the coding sequence ATGAACACGACAGAGCACGTGCTGGAAGCCGTCGGGCTCGTCAAGCGCCGGGGGGACTTCACGCTCGGCCCGCTGGACCTCCGGATACCGCGCGGGTTCGTGACCGGGATGGTCGGGGCCAACGGGTCGGGCAAGACGACCACGCTGCGTACGCTGCTCGGTCTCGTCCGCGCGGACGCGGGAACGATCGCGGTGCCGCCGATGGACGAGATCGGGGTCGCGTTCGACCAGCCGTTCGTGCTCCCGTACTGGCGCATCCGCGACGCCGCGGCGGTCTACGCCGCGTCCCGGCCCGGGTGGGACCAGGACTGGTTCGACCGGCTCTGCCGCCAGTTCGGGCTCCGCGCCGAGAAGCGCGTGAAGGAGCTGTCCCGCGGCGAGGGGAACAAGCTGATGATCGCGCTGGCGATGGGTAACCACCCCGCGCTGCTGATCCTGGACGAGCCCACCAGCGGCCTCGACCCGGCCGCGCGCGCCGACCTGGTCGACCTGCTGCGCCAGCACATGCGCAGGGAGGAGGCGTCGCTGCTCTTCTCCACCCACATCACGAGCGACCTGGAACACTTCGCCGACTATCTGGTGTTCGTCGACGGCGGCCGGATCGTCTACTCCGGCGCCCTGGAGGAGCTGGTCGAGGAGTTCGCCCACGTCAGGGGGACGCTGGCGGACCTGACCACGGAGAACGCCCCGCTGATCCGGGGCCTACGCCGTGGCCAGGTCAGCTTCGACGGCATCGTCCGCACCGCCGACTCTGCCGCATTCGGCCCGGACGTCCAGTTCGAGACCCCGACGATCGAGCAGCTCGTCGTCCACCACGAGCGGCACACCGACGAGGAGCACTGA
- a CDS encoding ABC-2 transporter permease — translation MQAIARFVSLDLRTLRPNAGYMIIPFGLVVVPVLLISGVLLPALSLDSGGGGGYLLIPFVSALAVMSAPQSLFSYDALGRLDTLYTALCIPRRRVVVGRYATCLLLLFALTVLSVLLTALAALAFGSAFDLGVAAALAAGSIAILGVLLAAQLPVFFATGPGPIRVLTAVPPSIILGILAIGWVTPDIRTVLLSWLGDANLGWLALASVGVLGILAAASIRLSARLYARRDL, via the coding sequence ATGCAGGCCATCGCCCGATTCGTCAGCCTGGACCTGAGAACCCTGCGGCCAAACGCGGGGTACATGATCATTCCGTTCGGCCTTGTCGTCGTACCGGTGCTGCTCATCAGCGGCGTGCTCCTGCCCGCGCTGAGCCTGGATTCCGGCGGTGGCGGCGGGTACCTGCTGATCCCCTTCGTCTCCGCCCTCGCGGTGATGAGTGCCCCGCAGAGCTTGTTCAGCTACGACGCGCTCGGCCGCCTCGACACCCTCTACACCGCGCTCTGCATCCCGCGCCGCCGGGTCGTCGTCGGCCGCTATGCGACCTGTCTGCTCCTGCTGTTCGCCCTGACCGTCCTCAGTGTCCTTCTGACTGCGCTCGCCGCACTCGCCTTCGGCTCCGCGTTCGACCTCGGCGTCGCCGCCGCCCTCGCGGCCGGCAGCATCGCCATCCTCGGCGTCCTCCTCGCCGCCCAACTACCTGTCTTCTTCGCCACCGGCCCCGGTCCCATCCGAGTCCTCACGGCCGTTCCTCCCTCGATCATCCTGGGCATCCTCGCCATCGGGTGGGTGACCCCGGACATCCGCACCGTGCTGCTGTCCTGGCTCGGCGACGCGAACCTCGGCTGGCTCGCGCTCGCCTCGGTCGGGGTCCTCGGCATCCTCGCAGCCGCCTCCATCAGGCTCTCCGCGCGCCTGTACGCCCGGCGTGACCTTTGA
- a CDS encoding glutaredoxin domain-containing protein, whose protein sequence is MSAEAEQSPAVTVYTRPGCPYSFLLRRRLRRRGVPFVEVDIWQDPQAAAAVRAVADGNETVPTVHVAGQWLVNPSADAVERLARPGSGR, encoded by the coding sequence ATGAGCGCTGAGGCCGAGCAGTCGCCGGCGGTGACCGTCTACACCAGACCCGGCTGCCCGTACTCCTTTCTCCTGCGCCGGAGGCTGCGCCGCCGGGGCGTACCGTTCGTCGAGGTCGACATCTGGCAGGACCCGCAGGCGGCAGCGGCGGTCCGGGCGGTCGCCGACGGAAACGAGACCGTGCCGACGGTGCACGTCGCCGGGCAGTGGCTGGTCAACCCGTCCGCTGACGCGGTGGAACGACTAGCCAGACCCGGATCCGGCCGCTAG
- the cobC gene encoding Rv2231c family pyridoxal phosphate-dependent protein CobC: MTSELRHHGDRDLAPGLVDLAVNVRLPRPPEWLRRHLAEHLDELAGYPDATAARAAVAARHHRRVSEVLATAGAAEAFTLLARALRPGIDVRHAVVVHPQFTEPEVALATAGHRVHRVLLRADEGFRFAASTVPEEADLVVIGNPTNPTSVLHPASELRELVRPGRILLVDEAFLDAVPGEPESLAGADLPGLVVVRSLTKTWGLAGLRAGYLVGDESLVARIAEQQPPWSVSSLALTAITACLTPAALGQASELAVRAEHDRGVLVAGLRELGLSVVEPARGPFVLVDTGLDGDRLRRDLRRAGYAVRRGDTFPGLGPRWIRLAVREPEVTAGFLAALRAVLTGSVPPAGGTDLRTVPAGSAGSAGVAPDQAQPGPAGAGGDSVAGGGGSVTLVGAGPGDEGLITVRGRDRLAAADVVVTDRLVPPGLLAELAPRVRIIDVSKVPRGPATSQDRINELLVEHASAGLRVVRLKGGDPYVFGRGMEEAIACAAAGVPVEVVPGVSSAVAVPALAGIPVTHRSRSQGFAVVSAHLPPGDPGSTVDWAALARSGMTIVLLMAVRTLPEVAGALLAAGMDPDTPAASVEHGGTPRQRVLTGPLARIAEVAAEGGLRAPAVTVIGPVAAFAGQRAGQPYSVKSAS, encoded by the coding sequence GTGACCAGCGAACTGCGGCATCACGGTGACCGGGACCTCGCCCCCGGCCTGGTCGACCTCGCCGTCAACGTGCGACTGCCCCGCCCGCCCGAGTGGCTGCGCCGCCACCTCGCCGAGCACCTCGACGAGCTGGCCGGCTACCCGGACGCGACGGCGGCCCGGGCCGCCGTCGCCGCCCGGCACCACCGCCGGGTCAGCGAGGTCCTGGCGACCGCCGGTGCGGCCGAGGCGTTCACGCTGCTGGCCCGCGCGCTGCGGCCCGGAATCGACGTGCGGCACGCGGTGGTGGTGCACCCGCAGTTCACCGAGCCGGAGGTGGCGCTGGCCACCGCCGGGCACCGGGTGCACCGGGTGTTGTTGCGGGCCGACGAGGGATTCCGGTTCGCCGCCTCGACGGTGCCCGAGGAGGCCGACCTGGTGGTCATCGGCAACCCCACCAATCCGACCTCGGTCCTGCACCCGGCGTCCGAGCTGCGGGAGCTGGTCCGCCCCGGCCGGATCCTGCTGGTGGACGAGGCGTTCCTGGACGCCGTACCCGGGGAGCCGGAGTCGCTGGCCGGTGCCGACCTGCCGGGGCTGGTCGTGGTCCGGAGCCTGACCAAGACCTGGGGGCTGGCCGGGCTGCGGGCCGGTTACCTGGTTGGCGACGAGTCGCTGGTGGCCCGGATCGCCGAGCAGCAACCGCCCTGGTCGGTCTCGTCGTTGGCGCTGACCGCGATCACCGCCTGTCTGACCCCGGCGGCGCTGGGCCAGGCGAGCGAGCTGGCGGTGCGGGCCGAGCACGATCGGGGCGTACTCGTGGCGGGTCTGCGGGAGCTGGGGCTGTCGGTGGTGGAACCGGCGCGCGGACCGTTCGTGCTGGTCGACACCGGGCTGGACGGCGACCGGCTGCGGCGGGATCTGCGCCGGGCCGGGTACGCCGTCCGGCGCGGTGACACCTTCCCCGGTCTCGGCCCACGGTGGATCCGGCTGGCGGTTCGCGAACCCGAGGTGACGGCCGGTTTCCTGGCCGCCCTGCGCGCGGTCCTGACCGGGTCGGTCCCGCCGGCCGGCGGGACCGATCTCCGGACTGTCCCGGCTGGTTCGGCCGGTTCCGCTGGCGTCGCGCCGGACCAGGCCCAGCCGGGGCCGGCGGGGGCCGGCGGGGACAGTGTCGCCGGTGGCGGTGGGTCGGTGACCCTGGTCGGGGCCGGGCCGGGCGACGAAGGGCTGATCACGGTGCGCGGGCGGGACCGGCTGGCGGCGGCGGACGTGGTGGTCACCGACCGGCTGGTGCCGCCGGGGCTGCTCGCCGAGCTGGCTCCGCGGGTGCGGATCATCGACGTGTCGAAGGTCCCGCGCGGGCCGGCGACCAGCCAGGACCGGATCAACGAACTGCTGGTGGAGCACGCCTCGGCCGGGCTGCGGGTGGTCCGGCTCAAGGGTGGCGACCCGTACGTGTTCGGGCGGGGGATGGAGGAGGCGATCGCCTGCGCGGCGGCCGGCGTACCGGTGGAGGTCGTGCCCGGGGTCAGCAGCGCGGTGGCCGTACCGGCACTGGCCGGGATTCCGGTCACCCACCGCAGCCGCTCGCAGGGCTTCGCGGTGGTGTCGGCGCATCTGCCGCCGGGCGATCCGGGCAGCACCGTCGACTGGGCGGCGCTGGCCCGGTCCGGTATGACGATCGTGTTGCTGATGGCGGTGCGGACCCTGCCCGAGGTGGCGGGCGCACTGCTGGCCGCCGGGATGGATCCGGACACCCCGGCGGCCAGTGTGGAGCATGGCGGCACCCCTCGGCAGCGGGTGCTGACCGGGCCGTTGGCGCGGATCGCCGAGGTGGCCGCCGAGGGCGGGCTGCGGGCGCCGGCCGTCACGGTCATCGGCCCGGTGGCGGCGTTCGCCGGTCAGCGGGCCGGTCAGCCCTACTCGGTGAAGAGTGCTTCGTAG